Part of the Lolium rigidum isolate FL_2022 chromosome 6, APGP_CSIRO_Lrig_0.1, whole genome shotgun sequence genome, AGGTAGGGTGGGGCTAGGGGTGGCGGCGGCCCGACCTAGGGTGGTGGCGgccgaagaggcggcggcggctagggttgggatggggcggcggctagggtaggACCGAgattagtctgataccatgtagaaggattttgggggaagcctcacacgtataatgacgtggggttccggtgtttatATAATAGGCCAGAGACCTAGGGTTAGGTTACAATTACAATACAGTCCTACTGTAAATACAATATGTGCAATCTAACACTCGGCCATGTTCAAGGCTTCCTTTTAACGGATTCCACACAGGCTGAGTTGCAAACATTACTTGAGTACTGTACTTGTATAATCATATAAGTATGACACAGATCCTACCTGGTCTGAAACAGTTTAGCACGAAAGCTCAAGCCAGTACGTCGCTTGTTTTTGTGTTTTTCCGACGCCAGGTTCTTTTATCGAGCAACAGCCTTTTTTTGTTAGAATCACCAACTGACACTCGTTGAGCCGTAGGTTTGGTTCTTCTTTCTACTgtttgttttttcttctttttgagaTACGAATGctcatttttttttttaaaaaaaagctcATCTTTCAACTGGTACATAACGCATTTTCACCCAGACGGCCCATCCTCCAAAAGACACAGACGGCCCTGCACCGCCTCAATCGCCTTCCACCTCGCACTCCTTCAGCCCAGTTCTCACAGCGGCGCACCAAACCCTCGCTCGCCGGCGCAGATGGCAGCGCTCAGCACCGGCGCACCGGCGATACCTCGCTTCGCAGCTCGCACAGCAAGCACTTGGTACATCCTCTCTCCGAACCCCCCACTCTCCACTCACTGATACCACGGATTTCCAACCTCTGCTCCTTCGCCCCGATCTGCAGATTCGGCACCCCTCGTCTCTACGGACGGCGACGGCGCAGGCCCCATGGAGAGGGCACCGATGAGCGACCCGATGTCCAAGATCACCGACGACATCCTCGTGGATATCATCTCGCGGGTGCCTTACAAGTCCACCTGCTGCTGCAAGTGCGTCTCCACGCGCTGGCGCGACCTCTTCTCCCACCCCGACCACCGCAAGAAGCTGCCCCAACCCCTCGCCGGCTTCTTCTATGAAAGCTACAACAGGGACCGCTTCCCCAAGACAGCTCGCTATTTCACGAATGTTTCAGGAAAAGGTCACCCTCTCGTCGACCCTTCACTATCCTTCTTGCCCAGATACGATAGCCTTCACATCTTGGATTgctgcaatggcctcctcctctgccgctgcTGGAAACCCACTGACCCCAAGACATTGGATTATGTGGTGTGCAATCCTGCCACCGAGAAATGGGTTGTTGTGCCAGCCACTGATTGGTCCAGCAAGGTGGTGGTTGCTCGCATTGGGTTCGAACCCGCAGTCTCCTCCCACTTCCATGTCTTTGAGTTCATTGATCAGGAGGTATGGGGTATAGATCAGTCTGAGCTAAGCGCTTATCGTGGACGTATTGAAGCGGTGGCGACCTACTCATCCAAAGCTGGAGTTTGGACGCATCAAATGGTTGAGGACGAGGAATTTGTGATACCTGCTCATTCAAAAGGTGTTTTCTTTAATGGGATCATGCATTTGGCTGCATTTGATTATATGGTAGTCACCTTTGATGTCGAAGGAAATCTTTTGCGGGTCATTGGGACTCCTTCACCATCATACCGCTATGAATTTCCTGTCAACGATGTCTTTCTATCATAGGGACAGTTATATTTTTCATACGGTACTGATTCTGAATCTGATAACGGTTCTGAAACAAGTTCTGAATCTTATAGTTCTGACTTATTAGTCTGGGCTCTTGAGGATTACAGTAGTGAAAAATGGACCTTGAAGCACACTGTTAGCCACTTGCAACTGTTCGGAGACAAATTTTCAGGCTACCCTGATTACAATGTTGTCTCATTCCACCCGGAACGTAATATGATTTTCATAGTTTGTGGGGACGAGAACTCACTTATGTCATATGAGATGGATTTCAGGAAGCCACGTTTTCTGCGTCGACTTGGATGTGAATGCCAACTTGAATATCGTAAGGTTGACGTGAAGACTCCTTTTATTCCATATGTTTCTTTG contains:
- the LOC124667272 gene encoding F-box protein At3g49450-like, with protein sequence MERAPMSDPMSKITDDILVDIISRVPYKSTCCCKCVSTRWRDLFSHPDHRKKLPQPLAGFFYESYNRDRFPKTARYFTNVSGKGHPLVDPSLSFLPRYDSLHILDCCNGLLLCRCWKPTDPKTLDYVVCNPATEKWVVVPATDWSSKVVVARIGFEPAVSSHFHVFEFIDQEVWGIDQSELSAYRGRIEAVATYSSKAGVWTHQMVEDEEFVIPAHSKGVFFNGIMHLAAFDYMVVTFDVEGNLLRVIGTPSPSYRYEFPVNDVFLS